In Mycolicibacterium nivoides, the DNA window CCGCGCCGAACATGATGCGCCACGACGCGGGACGCTCGCGCACGGTGCTGTGCAGCGCGCGGAACCCGTCGACGAACAATTGCTCGATGGAGCCGGTGCGCTGCGGCGGCAACAGTTCGAGCAGGCTCGCCAGCACCTCGTCGGTTTCCCGATCCAACAGTGCGGCAAGCACTTCCCCACGCCCGGGGTAGCAGGCGTAGACCACCGGCCGGGTGACACCCAGACGGTTTGCGATGTTACCCATCGTCACATCGGCCAGCCCCTGCTGCGCGGCGATCTCCAATGCGGTGTCGAGGACCTGCGGCCGGCGCCGGTCCGGGCCCAGATGCTCGGCGCGGCCCCGGTTGGCGATCGCGGCTTCGTTCACTTCGCTTCACTCATGTCAGCGTGACATTAGCGATGATGAGCACCGGCCACGCGACGATCTCGCCCAACAGCGAGAACAGCTTGTCCGGCCCCGTGAGCCCAGCGATGTGATCGCTGTGAGTGAGGGCCCAGATCATGCCGATCACGAAGTACGGGGCCCCCACCACGACCGCGAGGTAGACGAGTTGCCGGATGCTCAACCGGTAGTCGAGAAGATTCTTGAGCACGAGCTATCCGATCCTCCCGAGAATCGGCTGGGACTCCACGATGCCCTCGTCACTCGGCGCGAGGCCTTCGCCGAACACGCGGACCGCCTGCCTCTCCCGAAATTCGAAGTGCGCCTGGCTCGGTGCGGCGTAGCCGTAGCGACGTTGAGCCTCGCGCGGTGTGGTGGTGATCGGATCCTTCGGCGGAACCGAAAGCAGGACCCGTGCGCCGATCGGCAGGGTCGCCGGCGAGAGCAACCGCAGCAGGATCAGCTGGAGCCGCTTGCTCATGGCGATCACCGTGAACGCGGCATTCAGCGGCGGCACCACCAGCGCGTCGAGAAGCCGGGATGTGCTGAGCCCGGCCATCTCTCGCATCCATCGCGGCATCGTCGCCAGGGTGCCGCGGCGCAGGAACGCGGTGATCACCCTGGTGCCGGGACGAAGCAGCAGCGGCATCCTGGGCAGCATCACCTCGGCGCCCAGCAGGTGATGCATGGCCTGTCGGGCGATATCCGAGCCGATCAGCTGGGGGCGCATCTTCTCGAAGTACTCCCGGATGCCCTCGCGGGTCAGGGGAACGTCGGAGGGATCGCAGGTCTGCAGTTCGGCGGCGATCGCGCATTCGCGCCAGTACTGCAATTCCTCTTCGGGGGACAGCGGTCCGGGACCGTACTTCTCGTAGGCCACCAGGATGGAATGCCACGCGGTCAGGTGGATCCACAGCTGCGAATCCGGGTTGTTGGCGTCGTAGGTCTTTCCCGTGACCGGGTCGGTGCCGATGGCCTTGGAGTGGATCTTGACCAGAACGTCGGCCGCCTTCGTGGTCGAGCGACTGTCGTCGAACGCCACCATGGCGAAGTAGCGCAGCGTCCGGTCGTACCGGGTGCGCGGCCGCGAGTAGATCTCGTGGGTCTTGTCGACCGCCGCGACGAGCGCGGGATCCAGTTCCTCGATGACGACGGCGCGCTGGAACCCGATCGACAGCGAGGTGGGATAGCTCCACACCTTCCAAGTCACCGAATCGGGGCCGAAGAACCCGTAGTCCTCCCCCGGTTCCGTCTCGGGCAATGCCAGCCAGTCACGGATCGTCATGATCTCCCCATTTCCTACACGGTGTAGAAAAAAGCTACGTCGTGTAGGAAATGCGGTCAAGGTCCTGCGCTCGGATTGCTCGAATTTTCGAAGGAAACCGCACGGTACCCTCGTCACGATGTCCCCCGAGGCTTGGAGCTGCGCTAGATGGTGTTCGACGCCGTAGGTAACCCCCAGACGATTCTGCTGCTCGGCGGCACTTCAGAGATCGGGCTGGCGATCTGTGAGCGCTATCTGCGCGACGCCTCTGCCCGCATCGTGCTGGCCGCCCTCCCCGGGGATCCGGGCCGCGACGACGCGGTGGCCCAGCTGCGTAACGCCGGTGCCAGTTCGGTCGAGGTCATCGACTTCGACGCAGTCGACACCGCCAGCCACCCCGATGTGATCGACAAGGCGTTCGCCTCCGGTGACGTGGATGTCGCGATCGTCGCCTTCGGCCTGCTCGGCGATGCCGAAGAGTTGTGGCAGAACCAGCGCAAGGCCGTGCAGATCGCCGAAATCAACTACACCGCAGCGGTTTCCGTCGGTGTCCTGGTCGGCGAGAAGATGCGCGCCCAAGGCTACGGCCAGATCATCGCGATGAGCTCGGCCGCGGGCGAGCGGGTGCGCCGGTCCAACTTCGTCTACGGCTCCACCAAGGCCGGACTCGACGGGTTCTACCTCGGCCTCGGTGAGGCCCTGCGCGAGTTCGGCGTGCGGGTCCTGGTGATCCGGCCCGGTCAGGTGCGGACCCGCATGAGCGCCCATGTCAAGGAAGCCCCGCTGACCGTCGACAAGGAATACGTGGCAGAACTGGCCGTCACCGCGTCGGCCAAGGGCAAGGAGCTGGTCTGGGCGCCTGGCGCGTTCCGCTACGTGATGATGGTTCTGCGGCACATCCCGCGGCCCATCTTCCGCAAGCTTCCCATCTGATGCAGGCCGGACTGGCCGGTCCGGCCAGGGTGACCGGACACATGGTGATCGCCCTCATGCTCGCCTCGGCGGTGGCCGGGGTGTCGATCGCGGCGATCGCCCAGGTCCAATGGCCGGCCTACAACACGTCCAACCAACTGCACGCGCTCACCACGGTGGGCCAGGTCGGCGCGCTGGCCGGAATCTTCGCCGCCGGACTGATCTGGCGTAGAGGCCGGCGCACCCTGGCCCGGCTGGCCGCACTGATCTTCCTGTCCGCGTTCTCGGTGGTCACCCTGGCGATGCCGCTGGGCGCCACCAAGCTGTACCTGTTCGGGGTCTCGGTCGACCAGCAGTTCCGCACCGAGTACCTGACCCGGCTGGCCGATGCCCCCGGCCTGCACGACATGACCTACTTCGGCCTTCCGCCGTACTACCCGGCCGGGTGGTTCTGGATGGGCGGGCGCATCGCCTCGTCCACCGGCACCCCGGCCTGGGAGATGTTCAAGCCCTGGTCGATCGTCTCGATCACCATCGCCGTGGCACTCGCTTTTGTGTTGTGGGCAACCATGATTCGGTTCGAGTACGCACTGATCGTGACCACCGCGAGCACCGCGGCCATGCTGGCCTACTCCTCCACCGAGCCCTACGCCGCGATCATCACCGTGCTGTTGCCGCCGGTGTTCGTGCTGGCCTGGTCGGGGTTGAGAGGCAAGACCCGCAACGGGGGCTGGGCCGCCGTCATCGGCGTCGGGATCTTCCTCGGCTTCGCCGCCCTCTTCTACACCCTGCTGCTGGCCTACTGCGCATTCACGCTGGCCTTGATGGCGCTGGTGCTGGCGATCGCGCGGCGCCGGATCGACCCGCTGCTGCGCCTGCTGGTCATCGCCCTGATCTCCGGGGCGATCGCCCTGATCACCTGGGGCCCGTACCTGCTGGCCGCGCTGCGCGGTGAACCCGCCGAGAAGGGCACCGCGCAGCACTATCTACCCGACGCCGGCGCCCAGCTGACCTTCCCGATGCTGAGCTTCACGCTGCTCGGCGCGCTGTGCATGCTCGGCACGTTGTGGCTGGTGGTCCGCGCGCGCACCTCGACGCGGGCCGGGGCCCTGGCCATCGCGGTGCTCGCCGTCTACGCCTGGTCACTGCTGTCGATGCTGACCACCCTGGCCGGCACCACGCTGCTGTCCTTCCGGTTGCAGCCCGCACTGACCGTGCTGCTCACCACCGCGGGCGCGTTCGGTTTCATCGAGGCGACGCGGGCCATCGCACGGCGCTACCAGCCGGAAACCGCGCAGCGCGTCACCATCGCGGCCGCCGCCGTCGGCGTGATCGGCGCCGTCACCTTCAGCCAGGACATCCCCGACGTGCTGCGCCCCGACATCAACGTGGCCTACACCGACACCGACGGAACCGGGCAGCGGGCAGACCGCCGGGCGCCCGGTGCCGAGCGCTACTACCGCGAGATCGACGCCAAGATCGCCGAGGTCACCGGAGTGCCGCGCAACCAGACCGTGGTGCTGACCGCCGACTACAGCTTCCTGTCGTACTACCCCTACTACGGGTTCCAGGGCCTGACGTCGCACTATGCCAACCCGCTTGCCGAATTCGACAAGCGCGCCAAGGCAATCGAGGGCTGGGCCACGCTGAGCGAGGCCGACCAGTTCGTGAAGGCGCTTGACGAGATGCCCTGGAAGGCGCCGACCGTGTTCCTGATGCGCCACGGCGCGAACGACACCTACACGCTGCGCCTGGCCTCCGACGTCTACCCCAACCAGCCGAACGTGCGCCGCTACCACGTGGCGCTCGACGCGGCACTGTTCAAAGATCCACGTTTCGAGGTGACCGACATCGGCCCGTTCGTCCTGGCGATCAGAAAGCCAACTCCCGATGGCCATTAATTCCGGCGCAGACGCGCCGATAACATCAGAGCCCGTGACGGGACCGCAAGGAACCGCCGGCCGCAACCACCGGACAGTGCGGCTCATCGCGGTCGTCGCCGGTCTGCTCGGCGTATTGATGGCGGTGGCGACACCGCTGCTTCCGGTCAAGCAGACGACCGCCCAGCTGAACTGGCCGCAGAACGGCACCTGGCAGAGCGTCAACGCGCCGCTGATCGGGTACGTCGCCACCGATCTGACCATCACCGTGCCGTGCCAGGCCGCCGCAGGCCTGGCGGGACCGGAGAACCGCGGCCGCACGGTCCTGCTGTCGACCGTGCCCAAGCAGGCGCCCAAGGCCGTCGACCGCGGCCTGCTGATCGAACGGGTCAACAACGACCTGCTGGTCATCGTGCGCAACACCCCGGTGGTCAGCGCGCCGCTGGACGCGGTGCTCAGCCCGGCCTGCCAGACCCTGACCTTCACCGCGCACGCCGACAAGGTGACCGGCGAATTCGTCGGGCTCACGCAGGCCGACGCCAGTGACACCGCCGACGAACCCGACGCACCCCTGCGCGGTGAGCGCGGCGGCTACGACTTCCGGCCGCAGATCGTCGGCGTCTTCACCGACCTGTCCGGCCCCGCACCCGAGGGCCTGAAGTTCTCGGCCACCATCGACTCCCGGTACAGCAGTGCCCCGACGCTGCTCAAACTGATGGCGATGATCATCGGCGTCGCCATGACCGTCATCGCCCTGGGCGCGCTGCATCGTCTCGACTCCGCCGACGGCGTCCGGCACCGGCGTTTCCTGCCGCCCCGCTGGTGGTCGATGACGCCACTGGACGGACTGGTCACCGCGGTCCTGGTGTGGTGGCACTTCGTCGGGGCCAACACGTCCGACGACGGCTACATCCTGACCATGGCCCGGGTGTCCGAGCGGGCCGGCTATATGGCCAACTACTACCGCTGGTTCGGCACCCCCGAGGCTCCGTTCGGTTGGTACTACGACCTGCTGGCACTGTGGGCCCACGTCTCCACCGCCAGCATCTGGCTGCGGCTACCCACGTTGCTCATGGCGCTGGCCTGCTGGTGGGTGATCAGCCGTGAGGTGCTGCCGCGACTCGGCCGAGCCGTCAAGACCAACCGTGCGGCCGCCTGGACCGCCGCAGGCATGTTCCTGGCGTTCTGGCTTCCGCTCAACAACGGCCTTCGCCCCGAACCGATCATCGCCCTCGGCATTCTGCTGACGTGGTGTTCGGTGGAACGCGGGGTGGCCACCAACCGCATGTTGCCGGTGGCCATCGCGATCATCATCGGTGCGCTGACCCTGTTCTCCGGCCCCACCGGCGTCGCCGCCGTCGGCGCCCTACTGGTCGCCGTGGGACCGCTGAAAACCATTGTGGCCCGGCATACCTCGCGCTTCGGGCATCTACCGCTGCTGGCCCCGATCCTGGCCGCATGCACCGTGACGATCATCCTGATCTTCCGCGATCAGACCCTGGCCGGCGAGATCCAGGCCAGCACCTTCAAATCCGCGGTCGGCCCCAGCCTGGCCTGGTTCGACGAGCACATCCGCTACTCGCGGTTGTTCACCTCGAGCCCGGACGGCTCGGTGGCGCGACGCTTCGCGGTGCTGACCCTGCTGGTGGCACTGGCGGTGTCGCTGGCAATGACGCTTCGCAAGGGCCGCATCCCCGGCACTGCCGCCGGGCCGAGCCGCCGCATCATCGGCATCACGATCATCTCGTTCCTGGCGATGATGTTCACCCCGACCAAGTGGACGCACCACTTCGGCGTGTTCGCCGGGCTGGCCGGATCCCTCGGGGCGCTGGCCGCCGTCGCCGTGACCGCCGCCGCGATGAAGTCGCGTCGCAACCGGTCGATGTTCGCCGCCCTCGTGCTGTTCGTGGTGGCGCTGTCGTTCGCCACCGTCAACGGCTGGTGGTACGTCTCCAACTTCGGTGTGCCGTGGTCGAACTCGTTCCCCGAGTACAAGTTCGGGTTCACCACCATCCTGCTCGGTTTCTCGGTGCTGACCTTGTTGTTGGCGGCCTGGTTCCACTTCAGCGGCCGCGACAAGTCGCCTGACGAGCCGCAGAGACGCTGGCAGCGGATCGTGCAATCGCCACTGGCCATCGCCGCGTGGGTGCTGGTGATGTTCGAGGTGGTGTCACTGACCCTGGCGATGACCAATCAGTACCCGGCCTGGTCCGTCGGGCGTTCCAACCTGGAGGCGCTCACCGGCAAGACCTGCGGGCTGGCCAGCGACGTGATGGTCGAGGAGAACGCGAACGCCGGCCTGCTGGCCCCGATCAACGAACCTCCCGGCCAGGCCCTCGGTGCGGTCACCGCGCAGGGATTCGGCCCCAACGGCATCCCGTCGGACGTCTCGGCCGACCCGGTGATGGAACAGCCCGGCGCCGGTAACTTCGCCGACAGCGACTCCGGCACCGTGACCGGCAGCGAGGTGGGCACCGAGGGTGGCACCACCGCGGCCGCCGGCGTCAACGGGTCCCGGGCCCGGCTGCCCTACGGACTCGACCCCGCCACCACCCCGGTGCTGGGCAGCTGGCGCGCCGGCACCCAGCAGCCGGCGATCATGCGCTCGGCCTGGTACCGGCTGCCCGACCGCGATCAGGCCGGCCCGCTGCTGGTCGTGGCGGCCGCAGGACGCTTCGATCCGGGCGAGGTCGTGGTGCAGTGGGCCACCGACGCGCAGGCCGCCGAGAACAAGCCCGGCGGCGGCATCGGATTCGCCGATGTGGGCGCCGCCCCGGCCTGGCGCAACCTGCGGGCCCCCATGGCCGCCATCCCGCGCGAGGCCACCCAGATCCGGTTGGTCGCCTCGGACGATGACCTGGCCCCGCAGCACTGGATCGCGGTGACCCCGCCGCGGATCCCGCAGCTGCGCACCCTCCAGGACGTGGTCGGATCGCAGGACCCCGTCCTGCTGGACTGGCTCGTGGGCCTGGCGTTCCCGTGCCAGCGGCCGTTCGGCCATCAGTACGGCGTCACCGAGGTGCCCAAGTGGCGGATCCTGCCGGACCGCTTCGGCGCCGAGGCCAACTCGCCGGTGATGGACTACCTGGGCGGCGGCCCGCTGGGCATCTCCGAACTACTGCTGCGGCCGTCGAGCGTGCCGACCTATCTGCGGGACGACTGGTTCCGGGACTGGGGCTCGCTGCAACGGCTCACGCCGTGGTACCCGGACGCCGAACCGGCCCGTCTGGACCTGGGCACCGCGATCCGCAGCGGACTGTGGAGCCCGGCCCCCCTGCGCCACAGCTAGGACGGCGTCGGGGCCAGGTCTCCCGCACTGGGCGGCGGATTGCAGTCACTATCACGCAGTGATCCGCCGCGCAGGCACCTGCGCGCCCGCGATCCGCAGCGGACTGTGGAGCCCGGCCCCCCTGCGCCACAGCTAGGAC includes these proteins:
- a CDS encoding decaprenylphospho-beta-D-erythro-pentofuranosid-2-ulose 2-reductase; its protein translation is MVFDAVGNPQTILLLGGTSEIGLAICERYLRDASARIVLAALPGDPGRDDAVAQLRNAGASSVEVIDFDAVDTASHPDVIDKAFASGDVDVAIVAFGLLGDAEELWQNQRKAVQIAEINYTAAVSVGVLVGEKMRAQGYGQIIAMSSAAGERVRRSNFVYGSTKAGLDGFYLGLGEALREFGVRVLVIRPGQVRTRMSAHVKEAPLTVDKEYVAELAVTASAKGKELVWAPGAFRYVMMVLRHIPRPIFRKLPI
- a CDS encoding galactan 5-O-arabinofuranosyltransferase, giving the protein MQAGLAGPARVTGHMVIALMLASAVAGVSIAAIAQVQWPAYNTSNQLHALTTVGQVGALAGIFAAGLIWRRGRRTLARLAALIFLSAFSVVTLAMPLGATKLYLFGVSVDQQFRTEYLTRLADAPGLHDMTYFGLPPYYPAGWFWMGGRIASSTGTPAWEMFKPWSIVSITIAVALAFVLWATMIRFEYALIVTTASTAAMLAYSSTEPYAAIITVLLPPVFVLAWSGLRGKTRNGGWAAVIGVGIFLGFAALFYTLLLAYCAFTLALMALVLAIARRRIDPLLRLLVIALISGAIALITWGPYLLAALRGEPAEKGTAQHYLPDAGAQLTFPMLSFTLLGALCMLGTLWLVVRARTSTRAGALAIAVLAVYAWSLLSMLTTLAGTTLLSFRLQPALTVLLTTAGAFGFIEATRAIARRYQPETAQRVTIAAAAVGVIGAVTFSQDIPDVLRPDINVAYTDTDGTGQRADRRAPGAERYYREIDAKIAEVTGVPRNQTVVLTADYSFLSYYPYYGFQGLTSHYANPLAEFDKRAKAIEGWATLSEADQFVKALDEMPWKAPTVFLMRHGANDTYTLRLASDVYPNQPNVRRYHVALDAALFKDPRFEVTDIGPFVLAIRKPTPDGH
- a CDS encoding TetR/AcrR family transcriptional regulator; the encoded protein is MNEAAIANRGRAEHLGPDRRRPQVLDTALEIAAQQGLADVTMGNIANRLGVTRPVVYACYPGRGEVLAALLDRETDEVLASLLELLPPQRTGSIEQLFVDGFRALHSTVRERPASWRIMFGADPDPVLTAAIVRGRDRLRNQLATVMRPLLQRWQVADLDIALPMLVEVFLAICEAAVRKMLDADGDSELVAETFGKAAYRAMRAKP
- a CDS encoding oxygenase MpaB family protein, translated to MTIRDWLALPETEPGEDYGFFGPDSVTWKVWSYPTSLSIGFQRAVVIEELDPALVAAVDKTHEIYSRPRTRYDRTLRYFAMVAFDDSRSTTKAADVLVKIHSKAIGTDPVTGKTYDANNPDSQLWIHLTAWHSILVAYEKYGPGPLSPEEELQYWRECAIAAELQTCDPSDVPLTREGIREYFEKMRPQLIGSDIARQAMHHLLGAEVMLPRMPLLLRPGTRVITAFLRRGTLATMPRWMREMAGLSTSRLLDALVVPPLNAAFTVIAMSKRLQLILLRLLSPATLPIGARVLLSVPPKDPITTTPREAQRRYGYAAPSQAHFEFRERQAVRVFGEGLAPSDEGIVESQPILGRIG
- a CDS encoding arabinosyltransferase domain-containing protein, with the translated sequence MAINSGADAPITSEPVTGPQGTAGRNHRTVRLIAVVAGLLGVLMAVATPLLPVKQTTAQLNWPQNGTWQSVNAPLIGYVATDLTITVPCQAAAGLAGPENRGRTVLLSTVPKQAPKAVDRGLLIERVNNDLLVIVRNTPVVSAPLDAVLSPACQTLTFTAHADKVTGEFVGLTQADASDTADEPDAPLRGERGGYDFRPQIVGVFTDLSGPAPEGLKFSATIDSRYSSAPTLLKLMAMIIGVAMTVIALGALHRLDSADGVRHRRFLPPRWWSMTPLDGLVTAVLVWWHFVGANTSDDGYILTMARVSERAGYMANYYRWFGTPEAPFGWYYDLLALWAHVSTASIWLRLPTLLMALACWWVISREVLPRLGRAVKTNRAAAWTAAGMFLAFWLPLNNGLRPEPIIALGILLTWCSVERGVATNRMLPVAIAIIIGALTLFSGPTGVAAVGALLVAVGPLKTIVARHTSRFGHLPLLAPILAACTVTIILIFRDQTLAGEIQASTFKSAVGPSLAWFDEHIRYSRLFTSSPDGSVARRFAVLTLLVALAVSLAMTLRKGRIPGTAAGPSRRIIGITIISFLAMMFTPTKWTHHFGVFAGLAGSLGALAAVAVTAAAMKSRRNRSMFAALVLFVVALSFATVNGWWYVSNFGVPWSNSFPEYKFGFTTILLGFSVLTLLLAAWFHFSGRDKSPDEPQRRWQRIVQSPLAIAAWVLVMFEVVSLTLAMTNQYPAWSVGRSNLEALTGKTCGLASDVMVEENANAGLLAPINEPPGQALGAVTAQGFGPNGIPSDVSADPVMEQPGAGNFADSDSGTVTGSEVGTEGGTTAAAGVNGSRARLPYGLDPATTPVLGSWRAGTQQPAIMRSAWYRLPDRDQAGPLLVVAAAGRFDPGEVVVQWATDAQAAENKPGGGIGFADVGAAPAWRNLRAPMAAIPREATQIRLVASDDDLAPQHWIAVTPPRIPQLRTLQDVVGSQDPVLLDWLVGLAFPCQRPFGHQYGVTEVPKWRILPDRFGAEANSPVMDYLGGGPLGISELLLRPSSVPTYLRDDWFRDWGSLQRLTPWYPDAEPARLDLGTAIRSGLWSPAPLRHS